In Clostridium sp. JN-1, one genomic interval encodes:
- the murA gene encoding UDP-N-acetylglucosamine 1-carboxyvinyltransferase, protein MDKILIRGGKKLKGEVNISSAKNSVLPLIAGTLLSGDKCVIENAPMLDDVFVINDLLRSINAEIEIDKDSKKVIVDTSKVNSCEPTGELVRKMRASFLIMGPMISRFGGFRLSLPGGCNIGTRPIDLHLKGFNALGAEVNVGHGYVEAYAKKLKGNKIYLDFPSVGATENIMMAAVMADGETIIENAAEEPEIEDLGNFLNSMGANVVGAGTGNIHIIGVKDLKGTTHKPIYDRIEAGTFMAAAAATRSKIKINGVKEEHLKPIIAKLVESGVDVNVNGESLVVDADKKLKAIDIKTMPYPGFPTDMQSQMAAVLSTVKGTSIITETIFENRFMYAAEMKRMGANIKVDGRSAIIEGVPKLTGAEVRATDLRAGAALIIEGLSAEGETQVLDIYHVDRGYVSIEKKLKKLGANIERVKQ, encoded by the coding sequence ATGGATAAAATATTAATAAGAGGAGGAAAAAAGTTAAAAGGTGAGGTAAATATAAGTAGTGCTAAAAATTCTGTTTTGCCGCTTATTGCGGGAACACTATTAAGTGGGGATAAATGTGTAATAGAGAATGCCCCTATGTTAGATGATGTATTTGTTATAAATGATTTACTTAGAAGTATAAATGCAGAAATAGAAATAGATAAGGATTCTAAGAAAGTAATAGTGGATACTTCTAAAGTAAATAGCTGTGAACCAACTGGTGAGCTAGTTAGGAAAATGCGGGCATCATTTTTAATTATGGGACCTATGATATCAAGGTTTGGAGGTTTTAGATTATCGCTTCCAGGTGGATGTAATATAGGAACTAGACCAATAGATTTACATTTAAAGGGATTCAATGCACTTGGTGCAGAAGTTAATGTAGGTCATGGCTATGTAGAAGCTTACGCTAAGAAACTTAAAGGAAATAAAATATACTTAGATTTTCCGTCTGTTGGTGCTACTGAAAATATAATGATGGCAGCAGTTATGGCGGATGGAGAGACAATCATAGAAAATGCAGCAGAAGAACCTGAAATAGAAGACTTAGGTAATTTTTTGAATAGTATGGGGGCGAATGTAGTAGGAGCAGGAACTGGAAATATTCATATAATAGGGGTAAAAGATTTAAAGGGAACAACACATAAGCCTATATATGATAGAATAGAAGCAGGAACATTTATGGCTGCAGCTGCTGCAACTAGAAGTAAAATTAAGATAAATGGTGTAAAAGAAGAACACTTAAAGCCAATAATAGCTAAACTTGTAGAGTCTGGAGTAGACGTTAATGTTAATGGAGAAAGTTTAGTTGTAGATGCAGATAAAAAATTAAAAGCTATAGATATAAAAACTATGCCATATCCAGGGTTCCCAACAGATATGCAGTCTCAAATGGCAGCAGTATTATCTACGGTAAAGGGTACTAGTATAATTACTGAAACTATATTTGAAAATAGATTTATGTATGCTGCTGAAATGAAGAGAATGGGAGCTAATATAAAAGTAGATGGGAGAAGCGCAATTATAGAAGGAGTTCCAAAGCTTACAGGTGCAGAAGTTAGAGCTACAGATTTGAGGGCTGGTGCAGCACTCATAATTGAAGGACTATCAGCAGAAGGAGAAACTCAAGTTTTAGATATATATCACGTTGATAGAGGGTATGTTTCAATAGAGAAAAAATTAAAAAAGTTAGGTGCTAATATTGAGAGAGTAAAGCAATAA
- a CDS encoding ATP synthase subunit I, whose protein sequence is MDKDVLTMVKKVSIVNLIIGLILTVLIQLIFRKYGLSVLVGMLTAILNFFINCVFSDLVTTKFRHASISFNILSFILRVVLAAGIGYVIFEYNKYGAIAYLFGYTSHLVGIYIYIQFLKDS, encoded by the coding sequence TTGGATAAAGATGTTTTAACTATGGTAAAAAAAGTTTCTATTGTAAATCTTATAATAGGACTTATACTAACAGTATTAATACAGTTAATATTTAGAAAGTATGGATTATCTGTACTTGTTGGAATGCTTACAGCAATACTTAACTTTTTTATAAATTGCGTATTTAGTGATTTAGTGACAACAAAATTTCGACATGCTTCAATATCTTTTAACATTTTAAGTTTTATTTTGAGAGTTGTGCTAGCTGCTGGAATAGGATATGTCATATTTGAATACAATAAATACGGTGCAATAGCATATCTATTTGGATATACTTCTCACTTAGTGGGGATATATATATATATTCAATTTTTGAAAGATAGTTAA
- the spoIID gene encoding stage II sporulation protein D, whose product MSRVSQSIHIKKFLILILICVTFTLLASFIIIGFSSNNTGFVKSIPDFFVKSKDIIFNNNNTSIINVYMEKQKKVQSMNLEDYVTGVVCAEVPAKFDIEALKAQAVAARTFGAAHMESLGGHKYKSNTGADVCDSVKCQVFMNKEDRFKSWPANSREEYWNKVTKAVKETQGEVLTYNGKLVMEPYYFSSSSGKTEDAKEVFSEDIPYLKSVNSPGEENSYKYRTTVKLNYYDFVNKINSRYSKANLSADNVKSSVFIKSRDSSGYVKEINVGNITLKGNQFRSVLGLNSANFIISFENNFIQITCTGYGHDVGMSQSGANVMAQSGKDYKQILTHYYTGVSISQIQEIKP is encoded by the coding sequence ATGAGTAGAGTTTCTCAATCAATACATATAAAAAAGTTTTTAATATTGATACTGATATGTGTAACATTTACGTTGTTAGCATCATTTATTATAATTGGTTTTAGTTCAAATAATACTGGTTTTGTAAAATCTATACCTGATTTCTTTGTAAAATCAAAAGACATAATATTTAATAATAACAATACTTCTATAATAAATGTATACATGGAGAAACAGAAAAAGGTTCAATCAATGAACTTAGAAGATTATGTTACGGGTGTTGTTTGTGCAGAAGTACCAGCTAAATTTGACATTGAGGCATTAAAAGCCCAAGCAGTAGCCGCAAGAACTTTTGGAGCAGCTCATATGGAGAGCTTAGGAGGACATAAGTATAAGAGTAATACAGGAGCGGATGTGTGTGATAGTGTAAAATGCCAGGTATTTATGAATAAAGAAGATAGATTTAAATCCTGGCCAGCAAATAGTAGAGAGGAATACTGGAATAAGGTAACAAAGGCAGTTAAAGAAACTCAAGGAGAGGTATTAACGTATAATGGTAAGCTAGTCATGGAACCATATTATTTTTCTTCAAGTAGTGGAAAAACAGAAGATGCAAAAGAAGTTTTTTCAGAAGATATACCTTATTTAAAAAGTGTTAATAGTCCAGGAGAAGAGAATTCTTATAAATATAGAACCACAGTTAAATTAAATTATTATGATTTTGTAAACAAGATAAATAGTAGATATAGTAAAGCAAATTTATCGGCAGACAATGTTAAAAGCTCTGTATTTATAAAGAGTAGAGATAGCAGCGGATATGTAAAAGAAATAAATGTAGGAAATATAACGTTGAAAGGAAATCAATTTAGAAGCGTACTTGGACTTAATTCAGCTAATTTTATTATATCATTTGAGAATAATTTTATTCAAATAACTTGTACAGGATACGGACATGATGTTGGAATGAGTCAATCTGGAGCAAATGTTATGGCCCAAAGTGGTAAAGACTACAAACAAATATTAACACATTATTATACAGGAGTAAGTATAAGTCAGATTCAGGAGATAAAACCTTAG
- a CDS encoding F0F1 ATP synthase subunit B codes for MKIDLVTVIITIINFCILYLILAHFFFKPVNNALTTRNEEVASKIKNADENEKKSKKMLFQHQELLKNSKKEGKDIVEDYRNKAQKVSDDIVKDADKEAQLIISRAKTEAKREKEKAEAEIKDQVVDLAVLLSSKALEESIDEKQHRKLIKDFIAKVGI; via the coding sequence ATGAAAATCGATTTAGTAACAGTTATTATAACCATAATCAATTTTTGCATATTATACCTTATTTTGGCACACTTTTTCTTTAAACCTGTTAATAATGCATTAACTACTAGGAATGAGGAAGTTGCTTCAAAAATAAAGAATGCTGACGAAAATGAAAAAAAATCGAAAAAAATGTTATTTCAGCATCAAGAATTATTAAAAAATTCTAAAAAAGAAGGCAAAGATATAGTCGAAGACTATAGAAATAAAGCACAAAAAGTTTCTGATGATATAGTGAAAGATGCTGATAAAGAAGCTCAACTTATAATATCCAGAGCTAAGACAGAAGCTAAAAGGGAAAAAGAAAAAGCAGAAGCTGAGATAAAAGATCAAGTCGTAGATCTAGCTGTGTTGTTGTCTTCAAAAGCATTAGAAGAATCAATAGATGAAAAACAACACAGAAAGCTAATTAAAGATTTTATAGCTAAGGTAGGTATCTAA
- the atpE gene encoding ATP synthase F0 subunit C, which translates to MSLDAQAFVKGMAAIGAGLTAIGCLGGGIGVGIASGKAVEGVSRQPEASGKILSTFFVSAALSEVTAIYALLIGLILVFKV; encoded by the coding sequence ATGAGTTTAGATGCACAAGCATTTGTAAAAGGTATGGCAGCAATAGGTGCAGGCCTAACTGCTATTGGATGTTTAGGTGGAGGTATTGGAGTTGGTATTGCTTCTGGTAAGGCAGTTGAGGGAGTTTCAAGACAGCCAGAAGCAAGTGGTAAAATATTGAGTACATTCTTTGTAAGTGCAGCTTTATCAGAAGTAACAGCTATCTATGCCTTACTAATAGGTCTTATCTTAGTGTTTAAAGTTTGA
- a CDS encoding M23 family metallopeptidase, with product MDKNFSSKVVNFLKKEGFYVILFVCLCVVAVVAVVTVKDNKHSNSSAVQQSSVSNNDKLSSQAANSEGKSSLNYDNALQVKKAAKPQNGSPKDNSQSVSKSVKTSFTKPVSGTLARGYSENPVYWDSTASYRPNLGYDIKCDLGTPVMTAVDGKVEEINTASQDGVEVIINHQNGLKTVYSNLDSRVKVTEGQNVTAGTIIGAVGKTTLRSAYEKYGDHLHFAVLNGDNFVDPGKYIKY from the coding sequence ATGGATAAAAATTTTTCAAGTAAAGTAGTAAATTTCTTAAAAAAGGAGGGCTTTTATGTAATATTATTTGTATGCCTGTGTGTAGTTGCTGTAGTAGCAGTTGTAACTGTTAAAGATAATAAACATTCAAATAGTTCAGCCGTTCAACAGAGTAGTGTTTCGAATAACGACAAGTTATCCAGCCAAGCAGCTAATTCTGAAGGAAAATCTTCATTGAATTATGATAATGCTCTTCAAGTTAAAAAAGCTGCTAAACCACAAAATGGATCACCTAAAGATAATTCCCAAAGTGTTTCTAAATCAGTTAAAACTTCTTTTACAAAACCAGTAAGTGGAACACTAGCAAGAGGTTACTCAGAAAATCCTGTGTATTGGGATTCTACTGCAAGTTACAGACCAAATTTAGGATATGACATAAAGTGTGATTTGGGCACACCAGTAATGACTGCTGTGGATGGTAAGGTAGAAGAAATAAATACTGCTAGCCAGGATGGAGTAGAAGTTATAATCAATCATCAAAATGGATTAAAAACTGTTTATTCAAATTTAGATTCTAGAGTCAAGGTTACTGAAGGTCAAAATGTAACTGCAGGTACAATTATAGGGGCAGTTGGAAAAACTACACTTAGATCAGCTTATGAAAAGTATGGTGATCACTTACACTTTGCAGTTTTAAATGGAGATAATTTTGTTGATCCAGGTAAATATATTAAATATTAA
- the atpD gene encoding F0F1 ATP synthase subunit beta — translation MPNVGKVVQVIGPVIDIKFDTENLPNIYNALEINMSDGKKLIAEVEQHIGDDIVRTISMEGTDGLERGVEAVDTGAPITVPVGKPVLGRLFNLLGQPIDEAGEVNSDMRYPIHRAAPTFEEQSVEPQMFETGIKVIDLIAPYQRGGKIGLFGGAGVGKTVLIQELINNIATEHGGLSVFTGVGERTREGNDLYYEMKESGVIDKTALVFGQMNEPPGARMRVALTGLTMAEYFRDQGQDVLLFIDNIFRFTQAGSEVSALLGRIPSAVGYQPTLATEMGALQERITSTKQGSITSVQAVYVPADDLTDPAPATTFAHLDATTVLSRSISELGIYPAVDPLESSSRILDPRVVGEEHYEVASKVKHILERYRELQDIIAILGVDELSEADRLAVVRARRIQRFLSQPFTVAEQFTGMKGAYVPIKETIRGFKEILEGKYDNLPEAAFLFAGSIDEVVQKAKTMS, via the coding sequence ATGCCAAATGTAGGCAAAGTTGTTCAGGTTATAGGACCTGTAATAGATATAAAATTTGATACAGAAAACCTTCCTAATATATATAATGCCTTAGAAATAAACATGAGTGATGGTAAAAAACTTATTGCTGAAGTAGAACAGCATATTGGTGACGACATAGTTAGAACTATATCTATGGAAGGAACAGATGGACTAGAAAGAGGAGTAGAGGCAGTTGATACGGGAGCACCAATAACTGTTCCAGTAGGTAAACCAGTTTTAGGAAGACTTTTCAATCTTTTAGGTCAGCCGATTGATGAGGCAGGCGAAGTTAATTCAGATATGCGTTATCCTATTCATAGAGCTGCACCAACATTTGAAGAACAATCTGTTGAGCCGCAGATGTTTGAAACAGGTATAAAGGTTATAGATCTTATAGCCCCATATCAAAGGGGAGGTAAGATAGGACTATTTGGCGGTGCTGGTGTTGGTAAGACAGTTCTCATCCAGGAACTTATAAATAACATAGCTACAGAACACGGGGGACTTTCTGTGTTCACAGGTGTAGGAGAGAGAACAAGAGAAGGAAACGACCTCTATTATGAAATGAAAGAATCAGGTGTTATAGATAAAACTGCCCTAGTATTTGGACAGATGAATGAACCACCTGGAGCTAGAATGAGGGTTGCTCTTACAGGACTTACAATGGCAGAGTATTTTAGAGATCAAGGTCAGGATGTTCTCTTATTTATAGATAATATATTTAGGTTTACTCAAGCTGGTTCTGAGGTTTCAGCATTACTTGGAAGAATTCCTAGTGCTGTTGGATATCAACCAACACTTGCAACTGAAATGGGTGCACTTCAAGAAAGAATTACATCCACAAAGCAGGGATCTATTACATCTGTTCAGGCTGTATATGTACCTGCAGATGACTTGACAGATCCAGCTCCGGCAACTACATTTGCACATCTTGATGCTACAACAGTTTTATCAAGATCTATATCAGAGCTTGGTATATATCCAGCAGTTGATCCGCTGGAATCAAGTTCTAGAATACTTGATCCAAGAGTTGTAGGAGAAGAACATTATGAAGTAGCTTCAAAAGTTAAGCATATACTTGAAAGATATAGAGAACTTCAAGATATAATAGCTATACTTGGTGTTGATGAACTTTCAGAAGCTGATAGATTAGCTGTTGTTAGGGCTAGAAGAATTCAAAGATTCTTATCACAACCATTTACTGTTGCAGAACAATTTACAGGAATGAAGGGTGCATATGTTCCAATAAAAGAAACTATAAGAGGCTTTAAGGAAATACTCGAGGGTAAATATGATAATTTACCTGAAGCAGCTTTCTTATTTGCTGGAAGTATAGATGAAGTTGTACAAAAGGCTAAGACTATGTCATAG
- a CDS encoding F0F1 ATP synthase subunit epsilon — protein sequence MADALKLTINTPEKSFYSGEVVEILTTSTQGRIGILKNHMSLVTTLMPNVTEIIQKDGKKLKAFTSTGILEVKDNSVNFLCDACEWPEEIDFERAQASKERAEGRLNKEKDNIDVKRAELALTRALARIGLK from the coding sequence ATGGCGGATGCTTTAAAATTAACTATAAATACTCCAGAAAAAAGTTTTTATAGTGGAGAAGTAGTTGAGATATTAACTACTAGTACTCAAGGACGTATAGGAATTTTAAAAAATCATATGTCTTTAGTAACAACTTTAATGCCTAATGTTACGGAAATCATACAAAAAGATGGCAAGAAACTTAAAGCATTCACTTCGACAGGTATATTAGAGGTGAAAGATAATTCGGTGAATTTTTTATGTGATGCCTGCGAATGGCCTGAAGAAATAGATTTTGAGAGAGCTCAGGCATCTAAAGAGAGAGCTGAAGGCAGGCTAAATAAAGAAAAAGATAATATAGACGTAAAAAGAGCAGAGTTAGCCTTGACAAGAGCGCTAGCAAGAATAGGTTTAAAATAA
- a CDS encoding F0F1 ATP synthase subunit delta gives MYEYLDRRYALALYKVAEEKGQVDEYLQELEEVVETINANKDFLKIVEHPQVNTSNKKKLFETAFKGRISDDVLSFLLLLIEKGRISQLDGKLNEFKKIHLEKNNTVVAKVKTVVPLLEDEKSNLIDKLQNKYSKKVILQEEIDKNIIGGVYVQVDNEVIDGTIRSKIEEMKKLMLK, from the coding sequence ATGTATGAATATTTAGATAGAAGATACGCTCTTGCACTTTATAAGGTTGCCGAAGAAAAAGGACAGGTTGATGAATATTTGCAAGAACTAGAAGAAGTTGTAGAAACCATAAATGCAAATAAAGACTTTTTAAAGATTGTAGAGCACCCTCAAGTTAATACCTCAAATAAGAAAAAGTTATTTGAAACGGCTTTTAAGGGGAGGATAAGTGATGATGTATTATCATTTTTATTGCTTCTAATAGAGAAAGGAAGGATTTCTCAACTTGATGGTAAGCTTAATGAGTTCAAGAAGATTCATCTTGAAAAGAATAATACTGTGGTAGCTAAGGTTAAAACTGTTGTTCCTCTATTAGAAGATGAAAAAAGTAATTTGATTGATAAACTTCAAAATAAGTATTCAAAAAAAGTCATTTTACAAGAAGAAATTGACAAGAATATAATTGGTGGAGTTTATGTTCAAGTGGATAATGAAGTAATAGATGGAACAATAAGGTCAAAAATTGAAGAAATGAAAAAATTAATGCTTAAATGA
- the atpG gene encoding ATP synthase F1 subunit gamma, with translation MAGGGLVEIKRRIRSISSTQKITRAMGLVATSKVRKVRKKLEVNQKYYDSFSQIVNDLVRNIEDYNIYVHGNKSKKKLYITLNSDSGLCGGFNSNIVNTAAPIILKDKNNNLLISVGQKGRMYFNRLKCKTISEYVDIPDIPTLKESGTITYKALDMYRKGEVGEVYMIYTRFHSSVRQDVTIEKLLPLGNKDEESPNHFVKFEPSINQMIEDVVVMQLKQQVLNFMLHSKVSEQQSRMTAMDGATKNANDLLDDLNLKYNRERQSAITQEITEIVSGAEALK, from the coding sequence ATGGCCGGGGGAGGACTTGTTGAAATAAAAAGAAGAATAAGATCTATATCTAGTACCCAAAAAATAACAAGAGCCATGGGACTTGTTGCCACCTCTAAAGTCAGAAAAGTTAGGAAAAAGCTAGAGGTAAATCAGAAATATTATGATTCTTTTTCTCAAATCGTAAATGATTTGGTCAGGAATATCGAAGACTATAATATTTACGTGCATGGTAATAAAAGCAAAAAGAAGCTTTATATCACACTAAATTCTGATTCAGGACTCTGCGGTGGATTTAATTCTAATATAGTTAATACAGCTGCCCCTATAATATTGAAAGATAAGAATAATAATCTTCTTATTTCGGTTGGACAAAAAGGAAGAATGTATTTTAATAGGTTGAAGTGTAAAACTATATCAGAATATGTAGATATACCTGATATTCCTACTTTGAAGGAATCAGGAACAATAACTTATAAAGCACTAGATATGTATAGAAAAGGTGAAGTTGGAGAAGTGTATATGATATATACAAGGTTTCATTCAAGTGTAAGGCAAGATGTTACAATTGAAAAGTTACTTCCTTTAGGAAATAAAGATGAGGAATCTCCTAATCACTTCGTAAAATTTGAGCCTTCTATTAACCAAATGATAGAAGATGTAGTAGTTATGCAATTAAAACAACAAGTCTTGAATTTTATGCTTCATTCAAAAGTCAGTGAACAACAATCTAGAATGACAGCTATGGATGGAGCTACGAAGAATGCTAATGATTTGTTGGATGATTTGAATCTTAAGTATAATAGAGAGAGACAAAGTGCAATAACTCAAGAAATAACTGAAATAGTTAGTGGAGCAGAGGCTCTAAAGTAA
- a CDS encoding F0F1 ATP synthase subunit A, protein MESFEPLFTIAIGGIKVGITSSIIVQWVIIAALLILAKFFTADMKKLPNKKQGSVEVLVEAVTNFVKENMGPEYVNYMPYVGTLAIYLLVMNIVPASLGVRAPTEDLSVAIGLAIISFILIQANGIQKGGIKGYITKYAEPAVPLLPLNILERLVLPVSLSLRLFGNMTAGAVIVSMVYGGLSHLAWFSELIIPIPLHAFFDLFDGSIQMIVFVMLTMMNIKVTAEHEI, encoded by the coding sequence TTGGAAAGTTTTGAGCCGTTGTTTACAATAGCTATTGGAGGAATTAAGGTCGGTATAACTTCTAGTATAATTGTGCAATGGGTTATTATTGCTGCTTTATTGATATTGGCGAAATTCTTTACTGCGGATATGAAAAAACTACCTAATAAAAAGCAGGGAAGTGTTGAAGTACTTGTTGAAGCAGTAACTAATTTTGTCAAGGAAAACATGGGGCCAGAATATGTAAATTACATGCCGTATGTAGGAACTCTTGCTATATACCTTTTGGTCATGAATATTGTTCCAGCATCATTGGGCGTAAGAGCTCCAACGGAAGACTTGAGTGTTGCAATAGGTTTGGCAATCATAAGTTTTATATTAATTCAAGCTAATGGTATTCAAAAAGGTGGAATTAAAGGTTACATAACGAAATATGCCGAGCCGGCTGTGCCATTATTACCACTTAATATTTTAGAAAGATTAGTTCTTCCAGTTTCGCTGAGTCTAAGACTTTTTGGTAATATGACCGCAGGAGCTGTAATTGTTTCTATGGTATATGGAGGATTGAGCCATTTAGCATGGTTTAGTGAATTAATAATACCTATTCCTTTACATGCTTTCTTTGATTTGTTTGATGGCTCAATACAGATGATAGTATTTGTTATGCTAACAATGATGAATATAAAAGTTACAGCCGAACATGAAATCTAA
- the atpA gene encoding F0F1 ATP synthase subunit alpha: protein MNIKPEEITSIIKEEIQKYEKKIETVDSGTIIQVGDGIARVYGLNECMSGELLEFPNNVYGMALNLEQDNVGCVILGSEKGIKEGDIVKRTGKVVEVPVGDNIIGRVVNSLGEPIDGKGPIKTEETRPVEIKAPGVIERQSVKQPLQTGLKAIDSMIPIGKGQRELIIGDRQTGKTAIAIDTIINQKGKNVICIYVAIAQKQSTVANIVNNLTEAGAMDYTIVLSSSASETAPLQYIAPYSGCTMGEYFMHQGKDVLIIYDDLSKHAVAYRTMSLLLRRPPGREAYPGDVFYLHSRLLERAAKLSDKLGGGSLTALPIIETLAGDVTAYIPTNVISITDGQIFLESELFNAGQRPAVNAGISVSRVGGNAQIKAMKQVSGTLRLDLAQYRELASFAQFGSDLDKESVRRLEKGKRLVEILKQKQYSPMPVEEQVIILFAGVNNHLNDVPVERIKEFEKEFLDYVNTHHKEIPQEIVEKKVLSDELSQKLTDVIDEFKKIFLAEA, encoded by the coding sequence ATGAACATAAAACCTGAAGAAATAACTTCAATCATAAAAGAAGAAATACAAAAATATGAGAAGAAAATAGAAACTGTTGATTCAGGTACAATAATACAAGTTGGTGATGGTATAGCCAGGGTTTATGGCTTAAATGAATGTATGTCTGGAGAACTTCTAGAGTTTCCAAACAATGTTTACGGTATGGCTCTAAATCTCGAACAGGATAATGTAGGTTGTGTTATATTGGGTTCGGAAAAGGGCATAAAAGAAGGAGATATAGTCAAGAGAACTGGTAAGGTTGTTGAGGTACCAGTAGGAGATAATATCATAGGTAGAGTTGTAAATTCACTTGGAGAACCTATAGATGGTAAGGGACCTATCAAAACTGAAGAAACAAGACCAGTTGAAATAAAGGCTCCAGGTGTTATAGAAAGACAATCAGTTAAACAGCCGCTGCAAACAGGATTAAAAGCAATAGATTCAATGATACCTATTGGAAAAGGTCAAAGAGAATTAATAATAGGTGATAGGCAGACAGGTAAAACTGCCATAGCTATTGATACGATTATTAATCAAAAAGGAAAAAATGTAATTTGTATATATGTTGCTATAGCACAAAAACAATCTACTGTAGCTAATATAGTAAATAATCTTACAGAAGCTGGAGCTATGGATTATACAATAGTTTTATCATCTTCTGCTTCAGAGACGGCACCGCTCCAGTACATAGCGCCATATTCAGGCTGTACAATGGGTGAGTACTTTATGCATCAAGGAAAAGATGTACTAATTATATATGATGATTTGTCTAAGCATGCTGTTGCTTATAGAACAATGTCATTATTACTCCGCAGACCACCAGGAAGAGAAGCTTATCCTGGAGATGTTTTCTATTTACATTCAAGACTTCTTGAAAGAGCAGCAAAACTTTCGGATAAACTTGGAGGAGGATCACTTACAGCTCTTCCTATAATAGAAACACTAGCAGGAGATGTAACAGCTTATATTCCAACTAATGTTATTTCAATAACAGATGGTCAGATATTCCTTGAATCTGAATTATTTAATGCAGGGCAAAGACCTGCTGTTAATGCTGGTATATCTGTATCAAGAGTTGGTGGTAATGCACAAATTAAAGCTATGAAACAAGTTTCAGGAACATTAAGACTTGATCTTGCACAGTATAGAGAACTTGCTTCATTTGCACAATTTGGATCGGATTTAGATAAAGAATCAGTAAGAAGACTTGAAAAAGGTAAGAGATTGGTAGAAATATTGAAGCAAAAACAATATTCTCCAATGCCAGTTGAAGAGCAGGTAATTATTCTCTTTGCAGGTGTAAATAATCATCTTAATGATGTACCTGTCGAGAGAATCAAAGAATTTGAAAAAGAATTCCTAGATTATGTGAATACTCATCATAAAGAGATACCGCAGGAAATAGTTGAAAAGAAAGTTTTATCAGATGAATTAAGTCAAAAGCTTACAGATGTAATAGATGAATTTAAAAAAATATTTTTAGCAGAAGCTTAG
- a CDS encoding YwmB family TATA-box binding protein — protein MWGKSKSILIIVLSIFLIFSFDGYCSKSKICNSNSLFDDILKCTKSTVQESNVTASFNTNVDGISLCQSIFKKVDSNQNFNVSTTQNTNFYRIEFNKKNVGGYIQSIKCGKYNAITVDIDELGNKNKLNDLMIQMKGYLKDRKENIKYFECLKAKTTNSNSINECNSQISKLLRSYHIFDIDTLNLENGYTSTAYTGLYDNVIETNGTLVDFNYSVCRYYSGNYIILATPEIIKTY, from the coding sequence ATGTGGGGAAAAAGTAAATCAATTTTAATTATAGTTTTATCTATTTTTTTAATATTTTCGTTTGATGGATATTGTTCTAAAAGCAAAATCTGCAATAGCAATAGTTTATTTGATGATATTTTAAAGTGCACTAAAAGTACAGTACAAGAGTCTAATGTTACAGCAAGTTTTAATACAAATGTGGATGGCATAAGTTTATGTCAAAGTATTTTCAAAAAAGTAGACTCTAATCAAAATTTTAATGTAAGTACAACTCAAAATACTAATTTTTATCGTATAGAATTTAATAAGAAAAATGTAGGTGGTTACATACAAAGCATAAAATGTGGAAAATATAATGCTATAACTGTAGATATTGATGAATTAGGTAATAAAAATAAACTCAATGATTTAATGATACAGATGAAAGGATATCTAAAAGATAGGAAAGAGAATATAAAGTATTTTGAATGCCTAAAAGCTAAAACTACAAATTCAAATAGCATAAATGAATGTAATTCACAGATATCGAAATTATTAAGATCCTATCATATTTTTGATATAGATACTTTAAATTTAGAAAATGGATATACATCAACTGCTTATACGGGTTTGTATGATAATGTAATTGAGACTAATGGTACATTAGTAGATTTCAATTATAGTGTATGTAGATATTATTCAGGAAATTATATAATCCTTGCTACACCTGAAATAATTAAAACATATTAG
- the spoIIID gene encoding sporulation transcriptional regulator SpoIIID, whose product MKDYIEERVLEVAKYIIGSKATIRKTAKVFGVSKSTIHKDMTERLPKINPQIAKEAKSILDYNKAERHIRGGKATKMKYKAIEG is encoded by the coding sequence TTGAAAGATTACATTGAAGAAAGAGTTTTAGAAGTTGCTAAGTATATTATAGGCTCAAAAGCTACAATAAGAAAAACGGCCAAAGTTTTTGGAGTAAGTAAAAGTACTATACACAAAGATATGACTGAGAGGTTGCCTAAAATAAATCCACAAATTGCGAAAGAAGCTAAGTCTATTTTAGACTATAATAAAGCAGAAAGGCATATAAGAGGCGGAAAAGCAACAAAAATGAAGTATAAGGCTATTGAAGGTTAA